From Echinicola jeungdonensis, the proteins below share one genomic window:
- a CDS encoding CPXCG motif-containing cysteine-rich protein, giving the protein MLTKEQFFTCPYCFSTISVILDLSVPRQKYIEDCEVCCRPIEISFEVDGEEIIFFSTNSLEE; this is encoded by the coding sequence ATGCTAACCAAAGAACAATTCTTTACCTGCCCTTATTGTTTTTCCACAATCTCAGTGATTTTGGACCTAAGTGTCCCCAGGCAAAAATATATTGAAGATTGCGAAGTTTGTTGCCGGCCCATTGAAATCAGTTTCGAAGTAGATGGAGAAGAAATTATATTTTTTTCAACAAATTCACTTGAGGAATAA
- a CDS encoding HYC_CC_PP family protein: MRRLLQISLLLIYLMLNAGLSYSLHFCGEDFARINLFGEDKTCCPEGEEKPGCCDDISHIDLQNGDENPTSIPHYQFLKAEIAPVPKLLFDILDCLSQNLELKPLLYQEDNAPPEENSLHIRHQVFLI, translated from the coding sequence ATGAGACGATTGCTTCAAATATCGCTATTGTTGATCTACCTGATGCTGAATGCTGGTTTGAGTTATTCCTTGCATTTTTGTGGGGAGGACTTTGCTAGGATCAATTTATTTGGAGAAGACAAAACATGCTGTCCTGAAGGGGAGGAAAAGCCGGGGTGTTGTGATGATATTTCCCATATTGACCTCCAAAATGGAGATGAAAACCCAACCTCAATCCCTCATTATCAATTTTTGAAAGCTGAAATAGCTCCTGTCCCTAAACTACTTTTTGATATATTGGATTGTCTTTCTCAAAACCTGGAATTAAAACCTCTACTTTATCAGGAGGATAATGCACCTCCTGAGGAAAACTCCCTTCATATCCGTCATCAGGTGTTTTTGATTTAG
- the ahcY gene encoding adenosylhomocysteinase, with amino-acid sequence MSETTSKYVKYKVKDISLADWGRKEIRLAEAEMPGLMALREEYGASKPLKGAKIAGCLHMTIQTAVLIETLIELGAEVTWSSCNIFSTQDHAAAAIAAAGVSVYAWKGMTAEEFDWCIEQTLFFGEEKEPLNMILDDGGDLTNMVLDKYPELVAGIKGLSEETTTGVHRLYERMKNGTLPMPAINVNDSVTKSKFDNKYGCKESLVDAIRRATDVMLAGKVAVVAGYGDVGKGSSASLRGAGARVIVTEIDPICALQASMDGFEVKTMINAVKEADIVVTATGNKDIITGEHFKAMKDKTIVCNIGHFDNEIDVAWLNNNYGDSRDEIKPQVDLYNVNGHDIILLAEGRLVNLGCATGHPSFVMSNSFTNQTLAQLELWSNTDKYENKVYVLPKHLDEKVAELHLKKLGVELETLTEDQAKYIGVEVNGPFKPDYYRY; translated from the coding sequence TTCTAAACCCTTGAAAGGGGCGAAAATTGCTGGATGTTTGCACATGACCATCCAAACTGCCGTTTTGATTGAAACCCTAATCGAATTGGGGGCTGAGGTGACTTGGTCTTCCTGTAATATTTTTTCTACCCAGGATCATGCCGCCGCAGCCATTGCCGCTGCAGGAGTTTCTGTCTATGCATGGAAGGGGATGACTGCTGAAGAGTTTGACTGGTGCATCGAACAGACTCTTTTCTTTGGAGAAGAAAAAGAACCATTGAACATGATTTTGGATGATGGTGGTGACTTGACCAATATGGTATTGGATAAATATCCAGAATTGGTAGCAGGCATCAAAGGACTTTCTGAAGAGACAACTACCGGGGTTCACAGACTTTATGAAAGAATGAAAAATGGAACCCTGCCAATGCCTGCCATCAATGTGAATGACTCGGTAACCAAATCCAAGTTTGATAATAAATACGGTTGTAAGGAATCCTTGGTGGATGCCATCAGAAGAGCAACCGATGTGATGTTGGCCGGGAAAGTGGCTGTTGTGGCTGGATATGGAGATGTAGGAAAAGGTTCTTCGGCCTCTTTGAGAGGAGCAGGAGCTAGGGTGATTGTTACTGAAATTGATCCTATTTGTGCCCTTCAGGCTTCTATGGATGGTTTTGAAGTGAAAACCATGATCAATGCAGTAAAAGAGGCAGATATCGTGGTAACTGCTACTGGTAACAAAGACATTATTACCGGAGAACATTTCAAAGCCATGAAAGACAAAACCATTGTTTGTAACATTGGCCACTTTGATAATGAAATTGATGTTGCCTGGTTGAATAACAATTATGGAGATAGCAGAGATGAAATCAAGCCTCAGGTTGATCTTTACAATGTAAATGGGCATGATATTATCCTTTTGGCAGAAGGGAGATTGGTAAATTTGGGCTGTGCTACCGGCCACCCATCATTTGTGATGTCCAATTCATTTACCAATCAGACATTGGCACAATTGGAATTATGGTCCAATACAGATAAATATGAAAACAAGGTTTATGTATTGCCTAAACACCTGGATGAAAAAGTGGCTGAGCTTCACCTGAAAAAATTGGGTGTTGAATTAGAAACGTTGACTGAAGATCAAGCCAAATATATTGGTGTGGAGGTAAATGGTCCATTCAAGCCAGATTACTACAGATATTAA
- a CDS encoding SDR family oxidoreductase — protein sequence MKNLEGMLKEDALEGKTILITGGGTGLGRSMGKYFLQLGANLIIASRKKDVLQETAKKLENETGRQVLPLVCDVRDKVQVETMWAKASQEFEEINGVVNCAAGNFICPTERLSANAFDTVVDIVLKGTSNMTLTAGKHWIHNNQEGVFLNIVTTYSWTGSAFVVPSAAAKAGVLAMTRSLAVEWAKYNIRTNAIAPGPFPTEGAFSRLMPGELADEFNPARKIPLKRVGEHQELANLAAYLMSDYSGYINGEVVTIDGGEWLQGAGEFNHLRNIPEELWDSLEEVRNKKK from the coding sequence ATGAAAAATTTGGAAGGAATGCTCAAAGAAGATGCTCTGGAAGGAAAAACCATCCTGATAACAGGTGGTGGGACAGGCCTTGGGAGATCTATGGGAAAATATTTTCTCCAATTGGGTGCCAATTTGATCATTGCAAGCAGGAAAAAGGATGTTTTGCAAGAAACAGCCAAGAAGCTTGAAAATGAAACGGGTAGGCAGGTTTTGCCCTTGGTATGTGATGTCAGAGATAAGGTTCAAGTGGAAACCATGTGGGCAAAAGCTAGTCAGGAATTTGAAGAAATTAATGGTGTAGTCAATTGTGCTGCAGGAAATTTTATCTGCCCAACCGAACGGCTTTCTGCGAATGCATTTGACACCGTGGTGGACATAGTTTTGAAGGGTACTTCTAATATGACCCTAACTGCCGGAAAGCATTGGATCCATAATAATCAGGAAGGGGTGTTTTTAAATATTGTTACCACTTATTCCTGGACGGGCTCGGCATTTGTTGTTCCTAGTGCTGCTGCCAAGGCAGGGGTTTTGGCCATGACCCGCTCTTTGGCTGTGGAATGGGCCAAATATAATATCCGTACCAATGCTATAGCTCCTGGTCCATTTCCTACCGAAGGGGCTTTTAGTCGGTTGATGCCCGGAGAGTTGGCAGATGAATTTAACCCAGCCAGGAAAATCCCACTCAAAAGGGTAGGAGAGCATCAGGAGTTGGCCAATTTGGCAGCTTATTTAATGTCTGATTATTCGGGATACATCAATGGGGAGGTAGTCACAATCGATGGAGGAGAATGGCTCCAGGGGGCTGGGGAGTTTAATCATTTAAGGAATATTCCAGAAGAACTTTGGGATTCTTTGGAAGAGGTTAGGAATAAGAAAAAATAA